The following are encoded together in the Drosophila sechellia strain sech25 chromosome 3R, ASM438219v1, whole genome shotgun sequence genome:
- the LOC6618698 gene encoding protein unc-80 homolog isoform X7 yields MVTNAAGTAATGGATSNTTNNNNLQTNNNSHGANNNNDDFDFDQDSGLQDLGLPVSVQTFLWRQIAPFIRPKLGKLHESTCLFCQHAPGHHESKEACKSFEKVLVQNIQFGLSPPLTKGLGVIPRWRLLQGALPHVMHACAALLYNRVKDMQAIGPVETKLLYTMQWILLYAAEECADDEGGEDLGLGDATEPKSKSIDQYLFSVPTITLFVYLFAPIIHHLKESDFQNFRLENGIKLWQGMWDNRAPGAPCFTAPVKPKARNLLCAPTPKGSTDVFPARKHSLSADAMSPKADSPQSGISDYGRQDEEGSWVSSPKEFAFPETIPEEASSVEDERVVIFRLPSAPQLMDNSFFTADASLLQQQQSQSRRGSRQSMNSRDKDKVPSTKFEFDQQELMRGASMKEKRSASIEKETDSDKSESIKADVSAATFLDVAVLRCLFISHWQEEGIFWSLQYLYNRLSDIGEEAAITLNQPRKRSNSLPIPQIEISLYQGPGSNSRDSPGSSVVKDYIEIPDPSPTVTACVAEEPQSAPSTTERRGSEKKKRVKMADLRAFVETKMFSKSEKNLEKVGLDTNSANGKTPLQHAEYHRSLDTGEKKLSRSASMISREPASNLIKGKSMPSLRFYRYIEPPKAPRPSQATCPRSTAFYPRNPIITVTEHTPTPSPDYMKRQGSIDSQLDALSNGGSMAGMTGNGGGNGSTGMGSTTTRYRGQMLRSHTDSHIDYTGVDESEAPGSSFYITRDGGIDYEIILLAISNVFKRDPAQVCSLRVLEAGLNICELLIEMGVLKLGEHAHEISMSITRRALQVLGCPHGCNDGVRGPPADFLRNQCQKILSRMLRQAGQRTKRFMQEMVKTSPLPELIDYFHAFLAFCVDPSSLLSPLSQGGYSTNFSGGMSGGAEAQVVGAVFKPLVSRFVEASKDLKGPENIALYGDIRQLVTYVKGAHGGPFRLVALSGILAVTPRPHKKGPSAQTTRVIRHIPQANANQSLQNDDNRSQRRLLLKKRSTSSACASLLETEACEEHYKTSQSPLSNFRRRTTGVRPTLTPRHSERALLSDSTSSSERNSLGRLSGLVRWFRGTPKEASSIDLEIGSLNPEISSTFMRHASLKIQRGRSSDGIGRSIQRAKRRVERRLNRFGGIVKGKKKVGGIEETADFSRRSSSDMCDGPRESEVVILKERKLVPTEPVRVGMLRLSFLLETCAPGSFPDPQLVAAVLDLPQAPLVARATFLLECAHFVHLCNKGQWPAWMKQNVGSYRASGANINLNQMKQQVSQTSARRTHILQRAAGKMFHQWAEMVGARLEEILFTERLQYEAVNASLTDPEKQRELLQQDEEEDFLDETSVNPHGNDCPHSLKLIACVLLFEITAFLRDTYLMLPKTSKLIHRDKPAPWEKVYREANRRWSMALSSMGHSQTSAQSLQSIAAGNDGAGQSERKISFVLHEPDNESENSSNTTLTKEGEEARRPTASAVRPFLLRRGTATTTGGSFKRRSLKLRRNTKDSKDIETDFNMQSRRKVSSLSDRSDTSEQGMISGGEESPGILSDDQQPESPTDSNENDDTAKNMPWLKAIIDLMSSYNYYCTHKGYCHPFCYKRHMRSCTRLVKATRKVYGEEFGFTFDADHPNVEPTIITSSKPHTSRARSTRKVSEQSSTQTSPSKRKDSLSRKDRISDDPDLEMAEKLAKAFRQEKEKKMQEEPPILKFIRIHIRNLFHFPLATLLKGAVVLTEEMVIEAMPAAWELLLETNHDTATSSAAVFLMGSVKAQNFAFDIMQRALKHKDPDIRIGAIQRYLVLWKCRFHVWPRMEENAHDVTFKVPPGGIEFTLPSPKIGIESLPVVDPPWMPVQQTKDMDVTLNQDRHRSLVTATKSRKMQQTEAIRNALRQQRDKQRAERHSFLITMIPISQQASHEPGMEKLEDHEIEEDLDGTRMSSHLHHAHSLFPSVLCSSVMQIVGCLDDAAIGSDGNAVYEIAYQVIWVCLVEESALFLRYVFERLTRDRQDQMFKLLRHLIRFVPRLPQQAAFALYNSIIGYIMFYVRSSNELKQELVGSALSVLWMVVHSVHGIMFKDLKQILRKEQCDASILLTANVPAAKKIVVHGPADDDYNIPSQFPVQEDTLFCQLLKEALDYYPIDEKNTNHYCLVDYKSSKILNPNWYIRDLYFFKRSQYPEVRLMLMRPEESFLALQKQELTKKFVEIGKVHLTWAILKNVDMVVQRVVFLHEELMKLPSFPRKALEVDLDLHHGGEYGKVLLGLDVLHKFMWVRLIARMFEAMAGNFAYSADIQLFLNVLSGASILHAEDSCIMRYVMATFINAAFNFKNIFSTNGYFMIMPTLLQVYSLHQTNKLITTTIEYAVKQFYLLNRKPFILQMFGSVSAILDTDEDGTYGEAHKVQSSCLFNLLLSLEDPSPDPLNIAELVKEPKPLKAIDFCYHDEDDDVTVLDCITLCVMVVSYSAESTRGYQMLIILEAILPCYLQQIQSPSYIPLQGKSERDIILQLAVAIRTMVHNCEGLAKSYNGPYRNSPEHKGSSQRNCSRGPPCSPGLDFEEETHPKYMTDARTKNMMDSAEDSEMIRTEYRRPRDVLLSVVADFLTKSTVRLAELAKKMPSDTKPTEVLDAKCHIRLADIAHSLLKVSPYDPESMACRGLQRYMQAVLPRAEWSNDTLRNALVTILRRIDKVFLKISKKPSIRRNTDWEAAAGLLKGIHETIIRHSYVLHWQQMKTLISTVQNLIVNEPGIPEGVSSAGAALMSQNPPAFFCSAVVRLVALQVVSPVDCFSLVQICGGSAEFATQEKAEGFLMHLIMPLCLKVCSGRGVSDVGELKMSDVSFLLTAVLNAMSPPAGRTGQAVSQINRVTGDLRAGSLTFTGSRDAKRPARISGSLYQAAFLALRIVCICFESRLSNEWPRIVRVMRDLGRRNEAAPDLWSFMEFVVTHRTPLYIVLLPFILHKISQPPIGDHERHMQFIIRERLRGTPPQGGIKSKGALLLELARELRDFRDELEEKRYDRESSEQKKSDTPAATSAAEAHKSQQRPSLISIFTGTTTGQASHSHVSAVPIDSRSGSGGICTPSDTLSQQTLHPPRESLSSSSTGRDPHTTTSESQSGEADAGSAPTLVGATPSGSGHGSGGGIGTGAASAVPSHLSHSQSLQQAPFKAQPPKLRFVSSVEFRHSSGETSTTPLSPESPAEDSSGDHTRSRLQRSKAASRKTFRLKRSRLTPMEPPSIVTSQEEQTPQTQAKTLGEISWDSVSQTSSTSGYRDNNSLQTGLLSPDGSLGGLTLGRSPSQHSLLMVFEGQDEDTLI; encoded by the exons ATGGTGACCAATGCCGCGGGGACAGCCGCAACGGGAGGAGCAACAAGCAACactaccaacaacaacaacctgcagacgaacaacaacagccatggggcgaacaacaacaacgatgaCTTTGACTTTGACCAGGACAGTGGACTGCAGGACCTCGGCTTGCCGGTGTCCGTGCAAACATTCCTGTGGCGCCAAATAGCGCCCTTCATCCGACCCAAGCTGGGCAAGCTGCACGAGTCTACCTGTCTG TTTTGTCAACATGCACCGGGACACCAT GAGTCAAAGGAAGCCTGCAAG TCCTTTGAGAAAGTGCTTGTGCAGAACATCCAGTTCGGCCTGTCACCACCCCTCACGAAGGGCTTGGGTGTGATTCCCCGATGGCGTCTGTTGCAAGGAGCTCTGCCACATGTTATGCACGCCTGTGCCGCTCTGCTCTACAATCGCGTCAAGGACATGCAGGCCATTGGTCCTGTGGAGACCAAGCTGCTCTACACCATGCAGTGGATTCTGCTGTACGCCGCCGAGGAATGTGCCGATGATGAAGGCGGCGAGGACCTGGGCTTGGGAGATGCGACGGAACCCAAGTCGAAGTCCATTGATCAGTACTTGTTTTCTGTACCAACTATTACG CTCTTTGTGTACCTATTTGCACCTATTATACACCACCTAAAGGAATCGGATTTCCAGAACTTTCGCCTGGAGAATGGCATTAAGCTCTGGCAGGGAATGTGGGACAATCGAGCACCCGGTGCTCCATGCTTTACAGCTCCCGTAAAGCCCAAGGCTCGAAACCTGCTGTGTGCACCCACTCCGAAAGGATCCACGGATGTTTTCCCCGCCCGGAAACACTCACTCAGTGCGGATGCCATGTCGCCCAAGGCGGATTCGCCACAGAGCGGTATCTCAGATTATGGAAGGCAGGACGAGGAG GGTTCCTGGGTTTCTTCGCCCAAGGAGTTCGCCTTTCCCGAAACCATACCAGAAGAAGCCTCCAGCGTGGAGGATGAACGTGTGGTCATATTTAGGCTGCCTTCGGCGCCACAACTAATGGATAACTCATTCTTTACG GCCGATGCCAGTctgctgcaacagcaacaatccCAGAGTCGTCGAGGAAGTCGCCAGTCAATGAACTCCCGGGACAAGGATAAAGTGCCCTCCACCAAGTTCGAGTTTGATCAGCAGGAACTCATGCGCGGTGCCTCGATGAAGGAGAAGCGCAGTGCATCCATCGAAAAGGAGACGGACTCGGATAAGTCGGAAAGTATCAAGGCGGATGTATCCGCGGCCACTTTCCTGGACGTGGCTGTGCTCCGCTGCCTCTTCATCTCGCATTGGCAGGAGGAGGGCATCTTCTGGAGCCTGCAGTATCTATACAATCG ACTCAGTGACATTGGTGAGGAGGCGGCCATCACCTTGAATCAACCTCGCAAGCGCTCGAACTCTTTGCCCATACCGCAAATTGAGATCTCACTGTACCAGGGACCCGGCAGCAATAGTCGGGATAGTCCAGGCAGTTCTGTGGTTAAGGATTACATTGAAATACCCGATCCATCGCCCACTGTGACAGCCTGTGTGGCAG AAGAACCTCAAAGTGCGCCAAGCACCACGGAAAGACGCGGCAGTGAGAAGAAGAAACGCGTTAAGATGGCCGATCTTCGGGCTTTCGTGGAGACAAAGATGTTCTCGAAGTCGGAGAAGAATTTGGAAAAAGTAGGGCTCGATACAAACTCAGCCAACGGCAAGACACCACTGCAACATGCA GAGTACCATCGCAGCCTGGACACGGGTGAGAAGAAGCTATCGCGATCTGCCTCGATGATAAGTCGCGAGCCAGCCAGTAACTTGATCAAGGGCAAGTCCATGCCCAGTCTCAG ATTTTACAGATACATTGAGCCACCCAAGGCCCCAAGGCCATCGCAGGCCACCTGTCCGCGTTCCACGGCCTTCTATCCCCGGAATCCCATCATTACGGTTACGGAGCACACGCCCACACCTTCGCCCGATTACATGAAGCGTCAG GGCTCCATCGACTCCCAGCTGGATGCCTTGAGTAATGGCGGCAGTATGGCTGGCATGACTGGAAACGGTGGTGGCAATGGTAGCACTGGCATgggcagcaccaccacccGTTACCGTGGTCAAATGCTGCGCTCCCACACGGATTCCCACATCGATTACACGGGCGTGGATGAGTCGGAGGCGCCGGGCTCCTCCTTTTATATAACTCGCGATGGCGGCATTGACTACGAGATAATCCTGCTGGCCATCAGCAATGTTTTCAAGCGGGATCCGGCACAGGTTTGCTCACTCCGAGTCTTGGAAGCGGGTCTGAACATCTGCGAGCTGCTGATTGAAATGGGTGTGCTCAAACTGGGCGAGCATGCCCACGAGATCTCGATGAGTATAACGAGGAGAGCTCTGCAGGTCCTGGGATGCCCACACGGATGCAATGATG GTGTTCGGGGGCCACCTGCTGACTTCCTGCGCAACCAGTGCCAGAAGATCCTGTCGAGAATGTTGCGTCAGGCTGGTCAAAGGACCAAGCGCTTTATGCAGGAGATGGTGAAGACTTCACCGCTGCCGGAACTCATCGACTACTTCCATGCCTTCCTGGCCTTCTGCGTGGATCCCAGCTCCCTGCTGTCGCCACTGA GTCAGGGCGGCTATTCGACCAATTTTAGCGGCGGCATGAGCGGCGGTGCCGAGGCCCAGGTGGTTGGAGCGGTCTTCAAGCCGCTGGTCAGCCGCTTTGTGGAGGCCAGCAAGGATCTGAAGGGTCCGGAGAACATAGCCCTCTACGGTGACATCCGGCAGCTGGTCACCTATGTGAAGGGCGCCCACGGCGGTCCGTTTCGACTGGTGGCCCTCAGTGGCATCCTCGCCGTCACTCCGAGGCCACACAAAAAGGGTCCTTCGGCGCAGACCACTCGTGTGATCAG ACACATTCCGCAGGCCAATGCAAATCAGAGTCTGCAAAACGACGACAACCGTTCCCAGCGACGTCTTCTCCTGAAGAAACGCAGCACTTCGTCCGCCTGCGCC AGCCTGCTGGAGACGGAGGCTTGCGAGGAGCACTACAAGACCAGCCAGTCGCCACTGAGCAACTTCCGGCGCAGGACGACTGGGGTGCGACCCACGTTGACTCCGCGGCACAGCGAACGCGCCCTGTTGTCCGACTCCACGTCCAGCTCGGAACGCAATTCGCTGGGACGGCTCAGCGGCTTGGTGCGCTGGTTCCGCGGCACGCCCAAGGAGGCATCGTCCATCGATCTGGAGATCGGGTCGCTCAACCCGGAGATCTCCTCCACTTTCATGCGGCACGCCTCGCTGAAGATCCAGCGCGGCCGGTCGAGCGATGGCATTGGGCGGTCCATTCAGCGCGCCAAGCGACGCGTCGAGCGGCGGCTGAACCGTTTCGGCGGCATTGTGAAGGGCAAGAAGAAGGTGGGCGGCATCGAGGAGACGGCGGACTTTAGTCGCCGCAGCTCCTCGGACATGTGCGACGGTCCGCGGGAGTCGGAGGTGGTCATCCTCAAGGAGCGCAAGCTGGTGCCCACCGAACCGGTGCGCGTGGGCATGCTTCGGCTTTCCTTTCTGCTGGAGACCTGTGCCCCCGGCTCCTTTCCCGATCCCCAGCTGGTGGCCGCCGTTCTGGATCTG CCACAAGCTCCCCTCGTGGCTAGGGCCACCTTCCTGCTGGAGTGCGCCCACTTTGTCCACCTGTGCAACAAGGGTCAGTGGCCCGCCTGGATGAAGCAGAACGTGGGCAGCTACCGGGCCTCGGGCGCAAACATCAATCTCAATCAGATGAAGCAGCAGGTGAGCCAAACGAGCGCCAGGCGCACCCACATCCTGCAGCGGGCAGCCGGGAAGATGTTCCACCAGTGGGCAGAGATGGTGGGAGCCAGGCTGGAGGAAATTCTGTTCACGGAGCGACTGCAGTACGAAGCGGTCAATGCGAGTCTCACGGATCCCGAGAAGCAGCGCGAATTGCTTCAgcaggacgaggaggaggacttCCTGGACGAAACATCAGTCAATCCGCACGGCAATGATTGCCCGCACTCCTTGAAGCTGATCGCCTGTGTGCTGCTCTTCGAGATTACGGCGTTTTTGCGGGACACCTACCTGATGCTACCAAAGACATCCAAGCTGATCCATCGCGACAAGCCGGCGCCCTGGGAGAAGGTTTACCGCGAGGCCAATCGGCGCTGGTCCATGGCCCTCAGCTCCATGGGTCACTCGCAGACCTCCGCCCAGAGCCTGCAGTCGATAGCAGCCGGGAACGATGGCGCCGGCCAGTCGGAGCGAAAGATATCCTTCGTACTCCACGAACCGGACAATGAATCAGagaacagcagcaacacaacGCTGACCAAGGAGGGTGAAGAAG CTCGTCGACCCACTGCATCGGCTGTACGACCATTCCTGCTGAGACGAGGCACTGCAACCACAACGGGAGGATCCTTCAAGCGTCGCTCACTGAAGCTTCGCCGCAACACCAAGGACAGCAAGGATATCGAAACCGACT TCAATATGCAATCACGTCGCAAGGTTTCCTCGCTCTCCGATCGCAGTGACACCTCGGAGCAGGGCATGATCAGTGGTGGCGAGGAATCACCGGGAATTCTGAGCGACGATCAGCAGCCGGAGTCACCAACGGACTCGAATGAAAACGATGATACGGCCAAGAATATGCCGTGGCTAAAGGCAATCATCGATCTTATGTCCAGCTATAACTACTACTGCACCCACAAAGGATATTGCCATCCATTTTGCTATAAGCGACACATGAGATCCTGCACTCGTTTGGTCAAAGCCACCAGAAAG GTCTATGGCGAGGAGTTTGGATTCACCTTCGATGCAGACCATCCGAATGTGGAGCCCACTATCATCACCTCCAGTAAGCCACATACTTCTCGAGCTCGCTCCACTAGAAAAGTATCGGAGCAGAGTTCCACTCAGACATCTCCGTCCAAGCGAAAGGATAGTTTGTCACGCAAAGATCG GATAAGTGATGATCCTGATCTGGAAATGGCGGAGAAGTTGGCCAAAGCTTTCCGACAGGAGAAGGAAAAGAAGATGCAGGAGGAACCACCCATCCTGAAGTTTATCCGCATTCACATACGTAACTTGTTCCATTTTCCACTGGCCACCTTGCTAAAGGGTGCAGTTGTGCTCACCGAGGAGATGGTCATCGAGGCTATGCCCGCCGCTTGGGAACTCCTCCTAGAGACTAATCACGATACGGCCACCTCAAGTGCCGCCGTATTTCTGATGGGTTCGGTAAAGGCGCAGAACTTTGCCTTCGACATCATGCAGAGGGCTTTGAAGCACAAGGATCCGGACATAAGGATTGGAGCCATTCAGCGCTATCTGGTGTTGTGGAAGTGTCGTTTCCATGTCTGGCCTCGAATGGAGGAGAATGCGCACGATGTGACCTTCAAGGTGCCACCGGGTGGCATCGAGTTCACTCTACCTTCGCCCAAGATTGGCATTGAAAGTCTGCCGGTGGTGGATCCACCATGGATGCCAGTCCAGCAGACAAAGGACATGGACGTAACCCTGAACCAAGATAGACAT CGATCCTTGGTCACCGCAACCAAGAGTCGCAAGATGCAACAGACCGAGGCCATCCGAAATGCCCTGCGCCAGCAGAGGGACAAGCAGCGGGCGGAGCGCCACAGCTTCCTGATCACCATGATACCCATAAGTCAACAGGCCTCCCATGAGCCCGGAATGGAGAAGCTGGAGGACCATGAGATCGAGGAGGACCTTGATGGCACCCGCATGTCATCGCACCTgcaccacgcccactctcTCTTCCCATCCGTTCTCTGCTCCTCCGTAATGCAGATCGTTGGCTGCCTGGACGATGCCGCCATTGGATCGGATGGCAATGCGGTATATGAGATTGCCTACCAGGTGATCTGGGTTTGCTTGGTGGAGGAGTCAGCTCTGTTTCTGCGCTATGTCTTTGAGCGGCTGACTCGCGACCGCCAGGATCAGATGTTCAAGCTCCTGCGACACCTCATCCGATTCGTGCCCCGTCTGCCCCAACAGGCGGCATTTGCGCTCTACAACTCGATTATAGGATACATCATGTTCTACGTTAGATCTTCCAACGAATTGAAGCAAGAG CTCGTTGGCTCTGCTTTATCTGTGCTGTGGATGGTGGTGCACTCGGTGCACGGAATTATGTTCAAGGATCTAAAGCAGATTCTGCGGAAGGAGCAGTGCGATGCATCCATCCTTCTAACTGCCAATGTGCCCGCTGCCAAAAAGATTGTTGTCCACGGACCAGCGGATGATGACTACAACATACCCTCTCAGTTTCCCGTCCAGGAGGATACTCTTTTTTGCCAGTTGCTCAAGGAGGCCTTGGATTACTATCCCATCGATGAGAAGAACACCAATCACTACTGTCTAGTAGACTATAAGAGCAGTAAAATTCTCAATCCCAACTGGTACATCCGTGATCTGTACTTCTTCAAGAGATCTCAATACCCTGAGGTACGTCTGATGCTTATGCGTCCTGAGGAGTCCTTCCTGGCACTCCAGAAGCAGGAGCTTACCAAGAAGTTTGTGGAGATCGGAAAGGTTCACCTGACATGGGCTATTCTAAAGAACGTGGACATGGTGGTGCAGCGGGTGGTGTTCCTGCACGAGGAGCTGATGAAGCTGCCCTCCTTTCCGCGCAAGGCACTCGAGGTGGATCTGGATCTGCACCATGGTGGCGAGTACGGAAAGGTGCTGCTCGGGTTGGACGTCCTGCACAAGTTCATGTGGGTGCGACTGATCGCCCGCATGTTCGAGGCCATGGCTGGGAATTTCGCCTACTCAGCGGACATCCAACTCTTTCTGAACGTCCTTTCCGGCGCCTCCATTCTGCACGCCGAAGATTCGTGCATCATGCGCTATGTGATGGCAACCTTCATCAACGCCGCCTTCAACTTCAAGAACATCTTCTCCACGAACGGATACTTCATGATTATGCCCACCCTGCTGCAAGTCTATTCCCTGCATCAGACGAACAAGCTCATTACCACCACCATTGAGTATGCGGTAAAGCAGTTCTATCTGCTCAACCGGAAGCCGTTTATTCTGCAAATGTTTGGTTCCGTTTCCGCCATTCTCGATACGGATGAGGATGGTACGTACGGAGAAGCCCACAAGGTGCAGTCGAGCTGTCTGTTCAACCTGCTACTCAGTCTCGAGGATCCCTCGCCGGATCCTCTAAACATAGCGGAGCTGGTCAAGGAACCCAAGCCCCTCAAGGCCATCGATTTTTGTTACCATGACGAGGATGACGACGTGACCGTTTTGGACTGCATTACCTTATGTGTGATGGTCGTCTCCTACTCCGCAGAGAGTACACGAGGATACCAAATGCTA ATAATTTTGGAGGCCATTCTGCCCTGCTATCTGCAACAGATCCAATCGCCCAGCTATATTCCGCTGCAGGGAAAGTCTGAGCGAGATATAATCCTCCAGCTGGCGGTGGCCATTCGCACCATGGTGCACAACTGCGAGGGTCTGGCCAAGAGCTACAATGGACCCTATCGGAACAGTCCGGAGCACAAGGGCTCCTCGCAGCGCAACTGCAGCCGGGGTCCTCCCTGTTCACCCGGCCTGGACTTTGAAGAGGAAACGCATCCCAAGTACATGACCGATGCTCGCACCAAGAACATGATGGACTCTGCCGAGGATTCCGAAATGATACGCACCGAGTACCGAAGACCACGTGACGTGTTGCTCTCCGTGGTGGCCGATTTCCTTACGAAATCCACCGTGCGTCTGGCAGAGCTGGCCAAGAAGATGCCCAGTGATACGAAACCCACAGAGGTTCTGGACGCCAAGTGTCACATTCGTCTGGCGGACATCGCGCATTCCTTGCTAAAGGTGTCGCCCTATGATCCGGAGTCCATGGCCTGTCGGGGTCTGCAACGTTATATGCAGGCGGTTTTGCCCCGGGCGGAGTGGTCCAACGATACATTGCGCAACGCACTGGTAACCATTCTACGGCGCATCGACAAGGTGTTCCTCAAGATCTCAAAGAAGCCATCGATCAGGAGGAATACGGACTGGGAGGCGGCCGCCGGACTGCTGAAGGGCATCCACGAGACGATCATACGGCACTCGTACGTGCTGCACTGGCAGCAGATGAAAACGCTCATCAGCACGGTGCAGAATCTGATCGTCAACGAGCCCGGCATTCCCGAGGGCGTCTCCAGCGCAGGAGCAGCGCTCATGTCTCAGAATCCGCCGGCCTTTTTCTGCTCGGCCGTGGTGCGTTTGGTGGCCCTGCAGGTGGTCAGCCCCGTGGACTGTTTCTCCCTGGTCCAGATATGCGGCGGGAGCGCCGAATTTGCCACGCAGGAAAAGGCCGAGGGCTTTCTAATGCATCTGATAATGCCACTGTGTCTGAAGGTTTGCTCGGGCCGCGGCGTTTCCGACGTGGGCGAGTTGAAGATGTCGGACGTTTCCTTCCTGCTGACTGCCGTGTTGAATGCGATGAGTCCGCCGGCGGGTCGTACCGGGCAGGCCGTGTCCCAGATCAACCGGGTGACCGGCGACCTACGCGCCGGCTCACTCACCTTCACCGGCAGTCGGGATGCCAAGCGCCCCGCCCGCATCTCCGGGTCCCTCTACCAGGCCGCCTTCTTAGCCCTGCGCATCGTGTGCATCTGCTTCGAGAGCCGGCTCTCCAACGAGTGGCCGCGCATCGTTCGGGTGATGAGGGATCTCGGCAGGCGCAACGAGGCTGCGCCGGATCTCTGGAGCTTTATGGAGTTTGTGGTCACCCACCGAACGCCCCTCTACATTGTCCTGCTGCCCTTCATTCTGCACAAG ATCTCGCAACCACCCATTGGGGATCACGAGCGACACATGCAGTTTATCATCCGGGAGCGATTGCGCGGAACTCCGCCGCAGGGCGGGATTAAGTCTAAGGGAGCTCTGCTGCTGGAACTGGCCAGGGAGCTGCGGGACTTTCGCGACGAGCTGGAGGAGAAACGCTACG ATCGCGAGAGTTCCGAGCAGAAGAAGAGCGACACACCGGCGGCAACTAGTGCGGCTGAAGCCCACAAGTCGCAGCAAAGACCTTCACTCATATCTATCTTCACAGGAACCACCACGGGCCAGGCCTCGCACTCCCACGTCTCCGCCGTGCCGATCGACTCGCGCAGCGGATCCGGCGGGATCTGCACGCCCAGCGACACGCTGTCGCAGCAGACGCTGCACCCGCCGCGGGAGTCGCTTTCGAGCAGCTCCACGGGCCGGGATCCGCACACGACGACCAGCGAGAGCCAGAGCGGCGAGGCGGACGCAGGATCGGCGCCCACGCTGGTGGGGGCCACGCCGAGCGGATCAGGACATGGATCGGGCGGCGGTATTGGTACCGGTGCCGCGTCCGCCGTGCCCTCGCATCTCTCGCATTCGCAGTCGTTACAGCAAGCTCCCTTTAAGGCCCAGCCGCCCAAGCTGCGCTTCGTTTCGTCCGTGGAGTTCCGGCACTCATCCGGGGAGACATCCACCACACCGCTCTCACCCGAGAGCCCGGCAGAGGACAGTTCCGGCGATCATACCCGTTCGCGCCTGCAGCGATCCAAGGCCGCCAGCCGGAAGACCTTTAGGCTTAAGCGCAGTCGCCTAACGCCCATGGAACCACCCAGCATT GTCACCTCGCAAGAGGAACAGACCCCGCAGACGCAGGCAAAGACCCTGGGCGAGATTTCCTGGGACTCCGTTTCGCAGACATCCTCCACCTCCGGCTATCGGGACAACAACAGCCTGCAGACTGGCCTGCTCTCGCCGGATGGATCCTTGGGTGGGTTGACCCTGGGCCGCTCACCCTCGCAGCACTCGCTGTTAATGGTCTTCGAGGGACAGGACGAGGACACCCTCATTTAA